A stretch of Ranitomeya variabilis isolate aRanVar5 chromosome 3, aRanVar5.hap1, whole genome shotgun sequence DNA encodes these proteins:
- the LOC143817834 gene encoding olfactory receptor 6N1-like, with protein sequence MLIILNQVDEENLQSSVSPNLTNNRVTEFIIFGFPSLQKYPTLLFCLFLFIYLFTIIGNGSIFLLVIRDQHLHTPMYFFVSNLSFLDMSYTSVTVPKMLAKFAMHLDTISFLACFAQMYFFLSLTVTECLLLTVMAYDRYVAICSPLHYPTIMTRGRCLLLTAIAWSGGFIIIIIVLTLALKLPFCGPNVIHHYYCDHPPLLQLACTDTSFNVAVGSSIGALVLLITFTLVVVSYIKIIISILKINSKDGRKKTFSTCASHFAVVNIYFLPLIFMYIRPKASYSSDVDSLVALLYTVLTPMMNPVIYSFRSKDIKEAFRKKIRFQTKQ encoded by the coding sequence ATGTTGATTATTCTGAACCAGGTGGATGAGGAGAACCTTCAGTCATCAGTTTCTCCAAATCTGACCAATAATCGGGtgactgaattcatcatctttggcTTCCCAAGTCTCCAGAAGTATCCCACTCTGCTTTTCTGTCTGTTTCTCTTTATATACCTGTTCACCATCATTGGAAATGGAAGCATTTTTCTCTTGGTCATACGTGACCAGCATCTGCATACTCCAATGTATTTCTTCGTCAGTAACTTGTCTTTCCTTGATATGAGCTACACATCGGTAACCGTCCCGAAGATGTTGGCCAAGTTCGCGATGCACCTTGACACCATTTCTTTTCTGGCCTGCTTTGCTCAAATGTATTTTTTCTTGTCTTTAACAGTAACAGAGTGTCTACTTCTGACTGTAATGGCGTATGATCGATACGTCGCCATTTGTTCTCCTCTACATTACCCGACCATAATGACGAGAGGAAGATGTCTACTGTTGACAGCCATAGCATGGTCTGGTGGTTTCATCATTATAATCATAGTCTTAACTTTAGCCCTGAAATTACCATTTTGTGGTCCTAATGTCATCCATCACTATTACTGTGACCATCCACCATTGTTGCAGTTGGCCTGTACCGACACTTCCTTCAATGTAGCAGTTGGCTCCTCCATTGGGGCTTTGGTTCTTCTGATAACCTTCACACTAGTGGTTGTTTCTTACATTAAAATAATAATATCCATTCTAAAGATTAACTCAAAAGATGGACGCAAGAAAACGTTTTCTACGTGCGCCTCACACTTTGCGGTGGTCAATATTTATTTCTTGCCACTTATCTTCATGTATATTCGGCCGAAGGCTTCTTACTCTTCGGACGTGGACTCCTTGGTGGCCTTGTTGTACACAGTATTAACACCTATGATGAATCCAGTTATATACAGCTTCAGGAGCAAAGACATCAAAGAGGCTTTTCGTAAGAAAATACGTTTTCAAACCAAACAGTAG